In Streptomyces violaceusniger Tu 4113, one DNA window encodes the following:
- a CDS encoding SseB family protein, with the protein MYGYDQNASAGQGYAAPPPPPQQQPHASHHAQAGAGYGQQPLYPEPSPPSLADAVRAFTTGSMPAEDFQQIFAGSKVYCPRGDNPGFLALHNTQQPVIPMFTSLKELRRYAGKESKYFVITGAEVIDLLPTGYGFVLDMEGEHRIVFDAKAVEQMVDFAMRRMYG; encoded by the coding sequence ATGTACGGCTACGACCAGAACGCGAGCGCAGGGCAGGGTTATGCCGCTCCGCCACCTCCGCCGCAACAGCAGCCGCATGCGTCACATCACGCGCAGGCGGGTGCGGGCTACGGCCAGCAGCCGCTCTACCCGGAGCCCTCGCCGCCGTCGCTCGCCGACGCGGTGCGCGCCTTCACCACCGGTTCGATGCCGGCCGAGGACTTCCAGCAGATCTTCGCGGGCTCGAAGGTCTACTGCCCGCGAGGTGACAACCCCGGCTTCCTGGCGCTGCACAACACCCAGCAGCCGGTGATCCCCATGTTCACCTCGCTCAAGGAGCTGCGGCGGTATGCGGGCAAGGAGTCCAAGTACTTCGTGATCACCGGCGCCGAGGTGATCGACCTGCTGCCCACCGGCTACGGCTTCGTCCTCGACATGGAGGGTGAGCACCGGATCGTCTTCGACGCGAAGGCGGTGGAGCAGATGGTGGACTTCGCGATGAGGCGTATGTACGGATAG
- a CDS encoding right-handed parallel beta-helix repeat-containing protein — protein MPRLRLRLMAALLGTLTPVMVGCGADDDGSDQGRRPSGAHVTINVPADAPTISAAVSLARPGDLVLVAPGKYHESVKISTARITLRGASRDKVVIDGRLRQPNGVVVTAPGVAVENLTVENNTQNGVLVTGSAKAAAGMPGQSGGYDTGDEPVTFLKSFLVSHVTATRNGLYGIYAFSAQNGVIEHSYTSGSADSGIYAGQCKPCRIVVRDNIAELNAVGYEGTNASGDMYVVGNRLVGNRVGLTTNSDHQEKLLPQQDAVIAGNLIAANQQAATPEQADGGWGIGIGVDGGTDNQFIRNRVAGNSNAGLVITATADIKPDGNRILDNTFAANSVDVGWTFPTATKGRGNCLRGNELRTTVPARLATTASCPRPARSPSPSGTWAKPTAPGGIPFTDVAAPKRQPQFPNARTAGATAVPAVPALPDTAGVRLPPTSLLAEAARVRTS, from the coding sequence ATGCCTCGTCTCCGTCTGCGCCTGATGGCCGCGTTACTCGGCACACTGACACCCGTCATGGTCGGCTGCGGCGCGGACGATGACGGATCGGATCAGGGCCGACGACCGTCCGGTGCGCATGTGACGATCAACGTGCCGGCCGACGCCCCGACGATCTCGGCCGCGGTTTCTCTGGCTCGGCCCGGCGATCTTGTGCTGGTCGCACCGGGCAAGTACCACGAGTCGGTGAAGATATCGACGGCTCGCATCACTCTTCGCGGCGCGTCTCGGGACAAGGTCGTCATCGACGGGCGGTTGCGGCAGCCGAACGGCGTCGTCGTCACCGCCCCCGGGGTGGCCGTGGAGAACCTGACCGTGGAGAACAACACCCAGAACGGGGTCCTGGTCACCGGCTCGGCGAAGGCGGCCGCCGGAATGCCGGGGCAGTCCGGCGGCTACGACACCGGCGACGAACCCGTCACCTTCCTGAAGTCATTCCTGGTCTCCCACGTGACCGCGACCCGCAACGGGCTGTACGGCATCTACGCGTTCTCCGCACAAAACGGTGTCATCGAGCACTCGTACACCTCGGGCTCGGCCGACTCGGGGATCTATGCCGGACAGTGCAAGCCCTGTCGCATCGTGGTGCGGGACAACATCGCCGAACTCAACGCGGTCGGATACGAAGGCACCAATGCCAGTGGCGACATGTACGTGGTCGGCAACCGTCTGGTCGGCAACCGGGTCGGGCTCACCACCAACTCCGACCACCAGGAGAAGCTGCTCCCGCAGCAGGACGCCGTCATCGCGGGCAACCTGATCGCGGCCAACCAGCAGGCGGCCACCCCCGAACAGGCCGACGGCGGGTGGGGCATCGGCATCGGCGTCGACGGCGGCACCGACAACCAGTTCATCCGCAACCGAGTCGCCGGCAACAGCAACGCCGGGCTGGTGATCACCGCGACCGCCGACATCAAGCCGGACGGCAACCGGATCCTGGACAACACCTTCGCCGCCAACAGCGTCGACGTCGGCTGGACGTTCCCCACCGCCACGAAGGGACGGGGCAACTGCCTGCGCGGCAATGAGCTGCGAACGACGGTGCCCGCCCGGCTCGCGACAACCGCGTCCTGCCCGCGTCCCGCCCGGTCGCCCTCGCCGTCCGGCACCTGGGCGAAGCCGACGGCACCTGGCGGAATCCCGTTCACCGACGTGGCGGCACCCAAGCGACAGCCGCAGTTCCCGAACGCCAGGACCGCGGGCGCCACCGCCGTTCCGGCCGTTCCGGCGCTGCCGGACACGGCGGGCGTCCGGCTGCCGCCGACGTCACTGCTCGCCGAAGCCGCGCGGGTGCGGACGTCCTGA
- a CDS encoding SdrD B-like domain-containing protein codes for MGATAGTATASTGDGTLTVQVLRDFFGTGVINAAMDVPQRGMKVRVTDPAGHRVTGTTDATGKVVVSKSTELTGGQYRVDVTIPAPYNKYLQAAPASTAENHFDSFTTFVDVSDGKDDSVMTGVWNPADYALPDSRYFVPIHNAAGGKDTRALVAFGTDKRGTCPDQTACPTALNTQDQVGTTFALAYDKNRKRLFQGEFARRYTPYGPDGGDAIYTVPTNGEGATTLFAKVPGAAVTPHDTGNMNKDAGFTDAAGKESIGGLALSEDGSTLYAVNLRTRSLVSFDATGTTASAPKATVRIPDPGCAVAGDWRPFALSTHDNKLYVGGVCSAESTQKREDLKTVVYAYDGERFDTVLTQPLTAERGPVYAGAAGNDQANHWNPWNTNLATWDKFKVNGGTLLVDPQPELSTLAFARDGSMILGFRDRFMDVVSGGGLDPRPGNDTPESGMSGGDINMACANPDGGYSWEGTGNCPNHADPATDGNQNSGVVEYFPGDYVRNNGAPEQVQGVHNEASQGAVAYIPQQQWVVSTQMDPTDNYSTDGTGYYDIQTGQGPGNNHSANAYQFVNSTDNGFGKAGGLGDIAYEAANAPIQIGNRVWFDGDHNGIQDPEGPAEVPLPDATINLLDADGKQVATTKTDAAGEYYFGGVGAAYELKPGAKYTVQFDVCTADTSEVPTEPPATKLRFTLPRAGDNRAHDSNVTPPTTGRLCNGRAPVTAPDKPGEVDHTIDAGVYIPKKSPTPTPTPTPSSSEPPTSEPPNEPGPQSGGGSGTGGGSGTGGGSGTSGGSGTGGGGGSLANTGTSGLLEIISLSALLAGAGTAVAFMTRKRRARQH; via the coding sequence ATGGGCGCGACGGCCGGGACGGCCACCGCTTCGACTGGCGACGGAACTCTGACGGTTCAGGTCCTGCGGGATTTCTTCGGCACCGGCGTGATCAACGCGGCCATGGACGTGCCGCAGCGGGGCATGAAGGTTCGGGTAACCGACCCTGCCGGCCATCGGGTCACCGGCACCACGGATGCCACCGGAAAGGTGGTGGTCTCGAAGTCGACCGAACTGACCGGCGGCCAGTACCGCGTCGACGTCACCATCCCGGCGCCGTACAACAAGTATCTTCAGGCGGCGCCGGCCTCGACGGCGGAAAACCACTTCGACAGCTTCACGACGTTCGTGGACGTGTCGGACGGCAAGGACGACTCGGTCATGACCGGGGTCTGGAACCCAGCCGACTACGCACTGCCGGACTCGCGCTATTTCGTACCCATCCACAACGCGGCCGGCGGGAAAGACACCCGGGCACTGGTGGCGTTCGGGACGGACAAACGAGGTACGTGTCCTGATCAGACGGCGTGCCCGACCGCGCTCAACACGCAGGACCAGGTGGGCACCACGTTCGCACTGGCCTACGACAAGAACCGGAAGCGACTGTTCCAGGGCGAGTTCGCCCGGCGGTACACCCCGTACGGGCCGGACGGCGGTGACGCGATCTACACCGTGCCGACCAACGGTGAGGGCGCGACGACCCTGTTCGCGAAGGTGCCGGGCGCCGCGGTGACGCCGCACGACACCGGCAACATGAACAAAGACGCCGGGTTCACCGATGCGGCGGGCAAGGAGAGCATCGGCGGCCTGGCCCTGTCGGAGGACGGCTCGACGCTGTACGCGGTGAACCTGCGGACCCGGTCCCTGGTCAGCTTCGACGCCACCGGGACCACCGCGTCCGCGCCCAAGGCGACGGTGCGCATCCCGGACCCGGGCTGCGCGGTGGCCGGCGACTGGCGGCCGTTCGCGCTGTCCACCCACGACAACAAGCTCTACGTCGGTGGCGTGTGCAGCGCGGAGAGCACGCAGAAGCGCGAGGACCTGAAGACCGTCGTCTACGCCTACGACGGCGAGCGGTTCGACACAGTGCTGACCCAGCCGCTCACCGCCGAGCGCGGTCCCGTCTATGCCGGTGCCGCGGGGAATGACCAGGCAAATCACTGGAACCCGTGGAACACCAACCTGGCAACTTGGGACAAATTCAAAGTAAACGGAGGAACTCTCCTCGTCGATCCGCAGCCGGAGCTCTCCACCCTGGCCTTCGCCCGTGACGGTTCGATGATCCTCGGTTTCCGCGACCGGTTCATGGACGTGGTCAGTGGGGGCGGGCTGGACCCTCGGCCGGGCAACGACACCCCGGAAAGCGGCATGTCCGGTGGTGACATCAACATGGCCTGCGCCAATCCCGACGGTGGATACTCGTGGGAAGGCACCGGGAACTGCCCCAACCACGCCGACCCCGCCACCGACGGCAACCAGAACAGCGGCGTCGTCGAATACTTCCCGGGCGACTACGTTCGGAACAACGGCGCCCCGGAGCAGGTCCAAGGAGTGCACAACGAAGCCTCCCAAGGGGCGGTCGCCTACATTCCGCAGCAGCAATGGGTCGTCAGCACGCAGATGGACCCGACCGACAACTACAGCACCGACGGGACCGGTTACTACGACATCCAGACCGGCCAGGGTCCCGGTAACAACCATTCCGCCAACGCGTACCAGTTCGTGAATTCGACCGACAATGGGTTCGGTAAGGCCGGTGGGCTCGGCGATATCGCGTACGAGGCGGCGAACGCGCCGATCCAGATCGGCAACCGGGTGTGGTTCGACGGCGACCACAATGGGATCCAGGATCCCGAGGGTCCCGCCGAAGTGCCGCTGCCGGACGCGACGATCAACCTGTTGGACGCCGACGGCAAGCAGGTCGCCACGACCAAGACCGATGCCGCCGGCGAGTACTACTTCGGCGGAGTCGGCGCCGCCTACGAGCTCAAGCCGGGTGCGAAGTACACGGTGCAGTTCGATGTGTGTACCGCGGACACCAGCGAGGTGCCGACTGAGCCGCCGGCCACCAAGCTGCGGTTCACGCTCCCGCGGGCCGGTGACAACCGGGCACATGACTCGAATGTGACCCCGCCGACGACCGGGCGGCTGTGCAACGGACGCGCACCTGTCACGGCGCCGGACAAGCCGGGAGAGGTCGATCACACGATTGACGCCGGCGTGTACATCCCCAAGAAATCGCCGACTCCTACGCCGACGCCCACTCCGTCGTCGTCCGAGCCGCCGACCTCTGAGCCGCCCAACGAGCCAGGCCCCCAGTCCGGCGGAGGCTCCGGGACAGGCGGAGGCTCGGGGACTGGCGGAGGCTCGGGGACCAGCGGAGGCTCGGGGACTGGCGGAGGCGGTGGCTCGCTGGCCAACACGGGCACGTCCGGCCTGCTGGAGATCATCTCCCTCAGTGCCCTGCTGGCCGGTGCGGGCACGGCAGTCGCGTTCATGACCCGGAAGCGTCGCGCCAGGCAACACTGA
- a CDS encoding pirin family protein, with product MPAVTVENPLTLPRVAAPAEARHRPVLAVTTAPSGFEGEGFPVRRAFAGIDYQHLDPFIMMDQMGEVDYAPGEPKGTPWHPHRGFETVTYIIDGIFDHQDSQGGGGTITNGDTQWMTAGSGLLHIEAPPESLVMAGGLFHGLQLWVNLPAKDKMMAPRYQDIRGGNVQLLTTPDGGALLRVIAGELDGHQGPGITHTPITMIHATLAPGAEITLPWREDFNGLAYVLAGRGTVGTERRPVQVGQTAVFGDGGSLTVRADEKQDSHTPELEVVLLGGQPIREPMAHYGPFVMNTRKELQQAFEDFQKGRLGTVPAVHGMSEGGMSEGGM from the coding sequence ATGCCCGCAGTGACCGTAGAGAACCCGCTGACCCTGCCGCGCGTCGCGGCACCCGCCGAGGCACGACACCGCCCCGTGCTCGCCGTCACCACCGCCCCCAGCGGTTTCGAGGGGGAGGGCTTCCCGGTGCGCCGGGCCTTCGCGGGCATCGACTACCAGCACCTCGACCCGTTCATCATGATGGACCAGATGGGCGAGGTGGATTACGCGCCGGGCGAGCCCAAGGGCACCCCCTGGCACCCCCACCGCGGCTTCGAGACCGTCACGTACATCATCGACGGGATCTTCGACCACCAGGACAGCCAGGGTGGTGGCGGCACCATCACCAACGGTGACACCCAGTGGATGACGGCCGGCTCGGGTCTGCTCCACATAGAGGCGCCGCCGGAGTCGCTGGTCATGGCGGGCGGCCTCTTCCACGGTCTGCAGCTCTGGGTGAACCTCCCGGCCAAGGACAAGATGATGGCGCCGCGCTACCAGGACATCCGCGGCGGCAACGTGCAACTGCTGACGACCCCGGACGGCGGCGCGCTGCTGCGGGTCATCGCCGGTGAGCTGGACGGCCACCAGGGTCCCGGTATCACCCACACGCCGATCACGATGATCCACGCCACGCTGGCGCCGGGTGCGGAGATCACCCTGCCGTGGCGGGAGGACTTCAACGGTCTCGCGTACGTCCTCGCGGGCCGCGGCACCGTCGGCACCGAGCGCCGCCCCGTTCAGGTGGGTCAGACGGCGGTCTTCGGCGACGGCGGCTCGCTGACCGTCCGAGCGGACGAGAAGCAGGACTCCCACACTCCGGAGCTTGAAGTCGTCCTTCTGGGCGGACAGCCCATCCGCGAGCCGATGGCCCACTACGGCCCGTTCGTCATGAACACCCGCAAGGAGCTCCAGCAGGCGTTCGAGGACTTTCAGAAGGGGCGTCTCGGCACGGTCCCGGCCGTGCACGGGATGTCCGAGGGCGGGATGTCCGAGGGCGGGATGTAA